A single genomic interval of Cupriavidus necator harbors:
- a CDS encoding DUF2127 domain-containing protein, with amino-acid sequence MAKQGAMGLRGIALFEAAKGLLVIVAGLGLAALLHRDAQALAEAIIQRLHVNPASRYPTIFLSLLAHPDNARLWAIGGSAVVYTLMRFAEAYGLWRGLAWGNWIGVWSGGIYIPLELYEALVHPSWLHGTLAAANLLVVLYLARGLLAKSTTRGS; translated from the coding sequence ATGGCAAAGCAGGGCGCAATGGGGCTGAGAGGTATCGCATTGTTCGAGGCCGCCAAGGGCTTGCTGGTGATCGTGGCCGGCCTGGGCCTGGCCGCACTGCTGCACCGCGACGCCCAGGCGCTCGCGGAAGCCATCATCCAGCGCCTGCATGTCAATCCGGCCAGCCGCTATCCCACCATCTTCCTGTCCTTGCTTGCGCATCCCGACAACGCCCGCCTGTGGGCAATCGGCGGCTCTGCCGTGGTCTATACGCTGATGCGCTTTGCCGAAGCGTACGGGCTCTGGCGCGGGCTTGCATGGGGCAACTGGATCGGGGTGTGGTCCGGCGGCATCTACATTCCGCTGGAACTGTACGAGGCCCTGGTCCACCCCAGCTGGCTGCATGGCACGCTGGCGGCAGCCAACCTGCTGGTGGTGCTTT